The following are encoded together in the Elusimicrobiota bacterium genome:
- the rho gene encoding transcription termination factor Rho, which produces MESTTKPVQPPPQTPQQLPTKQLDVTQLAKLTIPELTAIAKDLKLEGISGLRKQEIIAKILEGQLKANGMIYDEGVLEILPDGFGFLRSQDYNYLPGPDDIYISPSQIKKFGLRKGDTIAGFVRPPKDGERFFALLQVKKVNGIDAETLKDRTFFDNLTPLHPDKKFVLEGERTELTTRLMDLIAPIGRGQRGLIVAAPKTGKTVILQKIANAVAANHPGVIMMVLLIDERPEEVTDMQRNIKGEVVSSTFDEPAERHVQVAEMVLEKAKRWVELGKDVVVLLDSITRLARAYNTITPSSGRVLSGGLEATSLQRPKRFLGAARNIEEGGSLTIIATSLVDTGSRMDEVIFEEFKGTGNSEVYLDRKLADRRMFPAFEINRSGTRKEELLLTEDEINKMWILRKILAPLGSVEAMELLRDKLLATKSNKDFLKSMEISNLS; this is translated from the coding sequence ATGGAAAGCACGACCAAGCCGGTCCAGCCGCCCCCGCAGACGCCGCAGCAGCTCCCCACCAAGCAATTGGATGTGACCCAGCTCGCCAAGCTCACCATCCCGGAGCTGACGGCCATAGCCAAGGACCTTAAGCTCGAGGGAATTTCCGGCCTGCGCAAACAGGAGATCATCGCCAAGATTTTGGAGGGGCAGCTCAAGGCCAACGGGATGATCTATGACGAGGGGGTGCTCGAGATACTGCCGGACGGCTTCGGTTTCCTGCGCTCCCAGGACTACAACTACCTGCCCGGCCCGGACGACATCTACATCTCTCCCTCCCAGATCAAGAAGTTCGGCCTGCGCAAGGGCGACACCATCGCCGGGTTCGTGCGGCCGCCCAAGGATGGGGAGCGCTTCTTCGCCCTCCTCCAGGTGAAGAAGGTCAACGGCATCGACGCGGAGACCTTGAAGGACCGGACCTTCTTCGACAACCTGACCCCGCTGCATCCGGACAAGAAGTTCGTCCTCGAAGGCGAGCGCACCGAGCTCACCACGCGGCTTATGGACCTCATCGCTCCCATCGGGAGGGGCCAGAGGGGCCTCATCGTGGCCGCGCCCAAGACCGGCAAAACCGTCATTCTCCAGAAAATCGCCAACGCCGTCGCGGCCAATCATCCAGGGGTCATCATGATGGTCCTCCTGATCGACGAGCGCCCGGAAGAGGTCACGGACATGCAGCGCAACATCAAGGGCGAGGTCGTTTCCTCCACTTTCGATGAGCCGGCCGAGCGCCACGTACAGGTGGCCGAGATGGTGCTCGAGAAGGCCAAGCGCTGGGTGGAGCTCGGCAAGGACGTGGTGGTCCTGCTCGACTCGATCACTCGCCTGGCGCGGGCTTACAACACCATCACCCCATCGAGCGGGCGGGTGCTTTCCGGAGGCTTGGAGGCGACGTCTCTCCAGAGGCCCAAGCGCTTCCTGGGGGCCGCGCGCAACATCGAGGAGGGGGGAAGCCTCACCATCATAGCGACCTCCTTGGTGGACACCGGAAGCCGCATGGACGAGGTCATCTTCGAGGAGTTCAAGGGGACGGGCAACAGCGAGGTTTACCTTGACAGGAAGCTCGCCGACCGGCGCATGTTCCCGGCCTTCGAGATCAACCGCTCCGGTACCCGCAAGGAGGAGCTCCTCCTGACCGAGGACGAGATCAACAAGATGTGGATTTTGCGCAAGATCCTGGCTCCCTTGGGCTCGGTGGAGGCCATGGAGCTTTTGCGCGACAAGCTTCTGGCCACGAAGTCCAACAAGGACTTCCTCAAATCCATGGAAATCTCGAACCTTAGCTAA